The following coding sequences lie in one Notolabrus celidotus isolate fNotCel1 chromosome 6, fNotCel1.pri, whole genome shotgun sequence genomic window:
- the galn gene encoding galanin peptides has protein sequence MQRCFGIFCVSLIFCAALSETIGLVIAAKEKRGWTLNSAGYLLGPHGIDGHRTLGDKAGLAGKRDMGQDEDFRTGTLRIGDGDVIHTIIDFLSYLKLKEMGALDTLPSSVTSEELANP, from the exons ATGCAGAGGTGTTTCGGGATATTCTGCGTGTCGCTCATCTTCTGCGCAGCTCTCTCTGAGACCATCGGACTGGTCATCGCG GCGAAGGAGAAACGAGGCTGGACACTGAACAGTGCTGGATACCTGTTAGGTCCCC ATGGAATAGACGGACACAGGACTCTGGGAGACAAGGCCGGTCTGGCTGGAAAGAGGGACATGGGCCAGGATGAGGACTTCAGAACAg GTACTCTGAGAATAGGAGATGGAGACGTCATCCACACCATAATTGACTTTCTGTCGTACCTCAAACTTAAAG agaTGGGAGCGTTGGACACCCTGCCATCCTCTGTGACATCAGAAGAACTGGCCAATCCCTAA
- the zgc:110339 gene encoding C-factor encodes MSATWGKCKSVLITGSSRGIGLRMVKELAKSSSRPDTIIASARNPTGSTDLQELSKTYPGIHIVTLDVDSQQSVSSALQEVRSIVGNEGLGCLINNAAIGITADMQTVTPEAMMKSFQVNTVAPLFVTKAFLPLLQTAAAQSSGMGIHRAAVINISSILGSIKHNLGEGATFRSYPYRTSKAALNMVTRCLAADLGSDGILCMSLHPGWVRTDMGGPLADLSVEESVSALLSVLSDLSEKDHGGFKDYRGDDLPW; translated from the exons ATGAGTGCGACCTGGGGTAAGTGTAAATCCGTGCTGATAACGGGCTCCAGCAGAGGCATCGGGCTGCGCATGGTGAAGGAGCTGgcgaagagcagcagcagaccgGACACAATCATAGCGTCAGCCCGCAACCCGACGGGCTCCACG GATCTACAAGAGCTCTCGAAAACCTACCCAGGTATTCATATTGTGACGTTAG ACGTTGATAGTCAGCAGAGTGTGAGTTCAGCCCTGCAGGAGGTCCGCTCCATTGTGGGAAATGAAGGACTCGGCTGTCTGATCAACAACGCTGCCATCGGGATCACCGCAGACATGCAAACTGTGACACCTGAGGCCATGATGAAGAGCTTCCAGGTCAACACTGTTGCTCCTCTCTTCGTCACAAAG GCCTTCCTGCCTCTGCtgcagacggctgcagctcagtcTTCAGGGATGGGGATTCACAGAGCAGCTGTCATCAACATCTCCTCCATCCTTGGCTCCATCAAACACAACTTGGGAGAAGGTGCTACCTTCAGGAGCTATCCCTACCGCACCTCAAAG gctgctctgaacatgGTGACCAGGTGTCTGGCTGCTGATCTGGGGTCAGATGGGATCCTGTGCATGTCTCTGCACCCTGGCTGGGTCAGGACTGACATGGGAGGGCCTCTT gctgATCTGTCAGTAGAGGAGAGTgtctctgctcttctttctgtcctctctgatCTGTCAGAAAAAGACCACGGAGGATTTAAGGACTACCGTGGAGACGATTTGCCGTGGTGA